A stretch of Fusarium poae strain DAOMC 252244 chromosome 2, whole genome shotgun sequence DNA encodes these proteins:
- a CDS encoding hypothetical protein (TransMembrane:6 (o12-31i43-68o74-96i108-132o152-170i190-211o)) — MAEVNTKSGTVAIVIAVFISIAFYNVLELNAYIFGSFKKRSGLYFWSFVVATWGIAFNGTGYLILHLSLSEQKYLYSTLILIGWCTMITGQSVVLYSRLHIVMHNQRWLKIVLVMIISNALWLHLPVIILVYGVGSSNPKPFQKPYEVFEKIQLSVFFVQELIISSLYVWETTKRLRLEKSIGNTKTKMVLNHLIIVNILVILLDVSILALEFANLFDIQTAWKPLVYSVKLKLEFSILNRLVELTRGRNESSYGPSHGATQHDEIGLETINRDRRKQFTGAQGTITGDYEVRVGKGDDNHRVFDNDTDLIKTTEITVHSERYPVHGRDSSEGESPEGRQHMPRGSASSASSEVQFAKYGN; from the coding sequence ATGGCCGAAGTCAACACCAAGAGCGGCACTGTCGCCATCGTAATCGCCGTCTTCATCAGTATCGCCTTCTATAATGTCCTCGAGCTCAACGCCTACATCTTTGGTAGCTTCAAGAAGCGCAGCGGTCTATACTTTTGGAGCTTTGTCGTTGCGACATGGGGTATCGCCTTCAATGGCACCGGATACCTCATCTTGCATCTGTCGCTGTCTGAGCAGAAGTACCTATACTCTACACTCATCCTTATCGGGTGGTGCACGATGATCACTGGGCAGTCTGTTGTCTTGTACTCGCGTTTGCACATCGTGATGCATAACCAGCGGTGGTTGAAGATAGTCTTGGTTATGATCATCTCCAATGCGCTTTGGCTGCATCTTCCTGTTATCATTCTGGTCTATGGCGTAGGCTCATCAAACCCAAAGCCTTTCCAGAAGCCATACGAGGTCTTTGAGAAGATTCAACTTAGCGTTTTCTTTGTTCAAGAGCTCATCATCTCAAGTCTTTACGTCTGGGAAACTACCAAACGTCTAAGGCTGGAAAAAAGTATTGGCAATACCAAGACGAAGATGGTGCTCAACCATTTGATCATCGTCAATATCCTCGTCATTCTCCTTGACGTCTCTATTCTGGCACTTGAGTTTGCAAATCTCTTCGACATCCAAACTGCTTGGAAACCTCTTGTTTACAGCGTCAAGCTTAAGCTCGAATTTAGTATACTCAATCGTCTTGTCGAACTTACAAGAGGACGAAACGAGAGTTCATACGGACCCAGTCACGGGGCTACTCAGCATGATGAGATAGGCTTGGAGACCATCAATCGTGACAGGCGGAAGCAGTTCACTGGTGCTCAGGGGACGATTACGGGTGATTACGAAGTTCGTGTTGGGAAGGGTGATGACAATCATCGTGTCTTTGACAATGACACAGATTTGATCAAGACAACTGAGATTACTGTTCACAGTGAGAGATATCCTGTGCATGGCAGGGACAGTTCGGAGGGTGAGTCGCCTGAGGGTAGACAGCATATGCCAAGGGGTAGTGCGTCGTCAGCGTCTTCGGAAGTTCAATTTGCGAAATACGGAAATTAA